A single Pseudodesulfovibrio aespoeensis Aspo-2 DNA region contains:
- a CDS encoding alpha/beta fold hydrolase, with translation MTSVAWTLLVIGVIAVIIVIALSLVRYTAFLVSNSRAGLLAQAHDDRGGLARPLLAGLGTSVVSGIMALAAYPLAWLPRREREPGLLPVVLVHGLYHNRSAWVLFARWLARAGFTDLHTFQYNTFTGDFDTATDSLCQTLDRLLGPRPGARAILVGHSLGGLVCRAAAGDPRFAGRVAALITLGTPHHGSELARLGMGGMARGLIPGRTIAQHGIPATVAAVPDPDCPRLALISPVDDFVFPASCLRTGRPGWDERLVAPMSHVFMLYSREVTAQVTDFLKSAVRDAPRPPSRQGR, from the coding sequence ATGACATCTGTTGCATGGACCCTGCTGGTGATCGGCGTGATCGCCGTGATAATCGTGATCGCCCTGTCCCTGGTGCGCTACACGGCCTTTCTCGTGTCCAACAGTCGGGCCGGGCTGCTGGCCCAGGCCCATGACGACCGGGGCGGACTGGCGCGTCCACTGCTGGCCGGGCTTGGAACGTCCGTGGTCTCCGGGATCATGGCCCTGGCCGCGTATCCGCTGGCCTGGCTCCCGCGCCGGGAGCGCGAGCCGGGCCTGCTGCCCGTGGTGCTGGTGCACGGCCTGTATCACAACCGCTCGGCCTGGGTGCTCTTTGCCCGCTGGCTGGCCCGGGCCGGGTTCACCGACCTGCACACCTTTCAATACAACACCTTTACCGGGGATTTCGACACGGCAACGGATTCCCTGTGCCAAACCCTGGACCGACTGCTCGGCCCCCGGCCCGGCGCGCGGGCGATCCTGGTGGGCCACAGCCTGGGCGGGCTGGTCTGCCGCGCGGCGGCTGGCGACCCCCGGTTCGCTGGCCGGGTGGCGGCCCTGATCACCCTGGGCACGCCTCACCACGGGTCGGAACTGGCCCGTCTGGGCATGGGTGGCATGGCCCGCGGCCTCATCCCTGGCCGGACCATCGCCCAACACGGCATACCCGCGACAGTGGCAGCGGTGCCCGACCCGGACTGCCCCCGGCTGGCCCTGATCTCGCCGGTGGACGATTTCGTGTTCCCCGCCTCCTGCCTGCGCACGGGCCGTCCCGGCTGGGACGAGCGTCTGGTCGCGCCCATGAGCCATGTCTTCATGCTCTATTCGCGCGAGGTGACGGCCCAGGTGACGGACTTCCTCAAATCCGCCGTGCGCGATGC
- a CDS encoding DUF1786 domain-containing protein, protein MAKTTLCIDIGSGTQDVLLHSSGIEVENCPKFVLPAPALQIGRRIEGLRLQGRNIWLYGSNMGGGVSRFVRAHQQAGLAVAATRSAAYTMADDLVRLEASGIRLVETCPDGYEPVRLTDFDEAWWRRFFEAAELPWPDAVAACAQDHGFHPGQSNRMGRFALWQSLLTDGGGRPEALVWDTPPAMLTRLADLSRDIGGGPVADTGAAAVLGALYVDEIERRSRETGITLVNIGNSHLIAFLLFDGRIHGVYEQHTGCVDGSKLWSDLEKFRCGCLTFEQVFEDKGHGCLTLDLPAGGDGFGPTYVLGPRRRLLSGYDVAFPAPGGDMMLAGCFGLIKGLSLRG, encoded by the coding sequence GTGGCGAAAACCACCCTGTGCATCGATATCGGCAGCGGCACCCAGGACGTGCTGCTCCACTCGTCCGGCATCGAGGTCGAGAACTGCCCCAAGTTCGTGCTCCCGGCCCCGGCCCTGCAGATAGGGCGGCGCATCGAGGGGCTGCGCCTCCAGGGCCGGAACATCTGGCTTTACGGCAGCAACATGGGCGGCGGGGTGAGCCGGTTTGTCCGCGCCCATCAGCAGGCCGGGCTGGCCGTGGCCGCCACCCGGAGCGCGGCCTATACCATGGCCGATGATCTGGTCAGGCTGGAGGCGTCCGGCATCCGGCTTGTGGAGACCTGCCCGGACGGATACGAGCCGGTGCGGCTCACGGATTTCGACGAGGCGTGGTGGCGGCGGTTCTTCGAGGCGGCGGAGCTGCCCTGGCCCGACGCGGTGGCGGCCTGCGCCCAGGATCACGGGTTCCACCCCGGCCAGTCCAACCGCATGGGCCGTTTTGCCCTCTGGCAGAGCCTGCTCACGGACGGTGGGGGCCGCCCCGAAGCCCTGGTCTGGGATACCCCTCCCGCCATGCTCACCCGGCTGGCGGACCTGAGCCGCGACATTGGCGGCGGGCCGGTGGCCGACACCGGGGCAGCCGCCGTGCTCGGCGCGCTCTACGTGGACGAGATCGAGCGGCGCAGCCGCGAGACCGGCATCACCCTGGTCAACATCGGCAACTCCCATCTTATCGCCTTCCTGCTCTTCGATGGCCGCATCCACGGGGTGTACGAGCAGCACACCGGCTGTGTGGACGGCTCCAAGCTCTGGAGCGACCTGGAAAAATTCCGCTGCGGTTGCCTGACCTTCGAGCAGGTGTTCGAGGACAAGGGACACGGCTGCCTGACGCTGGACCTGCCTGCCGGGGGTGACGGATTCGGCCCCACCTATGTCCTGGGGCCGCGCCGCAGGCTTTTGTCCGGGTATGATGTCGCGTTCCCGGCCCCTGGCGGCGACATGATGCTGGCCGGGTGCTTTGGCCTGATCAAGGGATTGTCCCTGCGCGGCTGA